In one Culex quinquefasciatus strain JHB chromosome 2, VPISU_Cqui_1.0_pri_paternal, whole genome shotgun sequence genomic region, the following are encoded:
- the LOC119767845 gene encoding uncharacterized protein LOC119767845 — MTVRTRCRKAVRLSKVVLGFLKKYRPSWKVAQMIYGSVIAPSMLYGTQVAVLTKYSRRSIRGYERQIVQSMAKLCRDTQHLNQPVSKLLSKKRITKKIRLYQMRWFGHVRRRPANHPLRVALNLRARRLRSCRPGFTMWDMIKQNISRYGNADYQFWWHLALDKEKYNQELQKIYEQDESDSSSWESEDEEEC; from the exons ATGACCGTTCGAACACGCTGTCGGAAAGCCGTGCGCCTGTCCAAGGTGGTATTaggatttctaaaaaaatatcgacCTAGCTGGAAAGTTGCGCAGATGATCTACGGATCGGTCATAGCGCCCTCGATGCTGTATGGGACCCAGGTGGCGGTACTGACCAAGTATAGTAGAAGATCGATAAGAGGCTACGAACGACAAATTGTACAATCAATGGCCAAACTTTGCCGAGACACTCAACATCTTAACCAACCCGTCAGCAAGTTGCTATCAAAGAAGAGGATAACAAAGAAGATAAGGCTGTATCAGATGCGCTGGTTTGGGCATGTAAGACGTCGTCCAGCAAATCATCCGCTTCGTGTTGCCCTCAACCTCAGGGCAAGGCGCCTACGGTCCTGCCGGCCAGGTTTTACTATGTGGGACATgatcaagcaaaacatttcaAGGTACGGCAACGCGGACTATCAGTTTTGGTGGCATCTGGCTCTCGACAAAGAAAAGTACAACCAAGAACTTCAGAAGATCTACGAACAAGACGAGTCCGACAGCAGCAGTTGGG AAAGTGAAGACGAAGAGGAGTGCTGA